The genomic stretch CGCGCTTGGGCCGCATATGTGGTTCGGCGAATGGCGTATCGCGGGATTCACGCTGCATCCGCTCGTGCTGGTCTACGCGCTTTCCGGCTCGCTGATGATCAGCCGTATCCGCATTCCGAAGCCGTAGCGCTGCGTCCGCCGCTATCAAGTTTCATTTTCCCCCGCCGTATACACGTGGATGAATGGCGCCGCCCGCTGCGGGCGCGCCGCCCAGACGCCGAGGCTCGCCGCGCTTTGCACGCGGCATCCCAGCGCGGCCCACGGGATTCTGACGAACCCGTTTCGAGAGCCCATCCACGCAATGCAATTCAATCGCAAGACTGTGAGTCTCGCCTGCGCCATCGTATGCGCAAGCGCCGGCCTCGCGACCGTATCGACGTCGGCACGCGCCGACGACGCACCCGAAGCGCCGAATGTGCCGCTCACGAGCGGCAAGCTGCTCTTGACCGGCGGCGTGTCGCAGGTCGAGGGCGCGGCGGGCGGCGGCCTCACGCCGTGGGCCGTCATCGGCGGCTACGGCACCGCGCGGCAACTCGGCGCGAATGTTCACGGCACGTATCTCCGCACGCAGGACTACGCGCTCGGCACGTGGGGGCTGACCGTCGGCGTGGCGAACCGCGTCGAACTCTCGCTCGCGCGCCAGCGTTTCGACACGCGCGACGTGGGCGCGCAGCTCGGTCTCGGCAAGAACTACGCGTTCAATCAGGACATCTTCGGCGTGAAAGTGCGTCTGCTCGGCGACGCGGTGCTCGATCAGGACACGTGGCTGCCGCAGATCGCGGCCGGCGTTCAGTTCAAACACAACGAACAAGGCGCGGTGCTGAAGGCCATCGGCGCAGCGAGCAATTCGGGCACGGACTTCTATCTTTCGGCGACCAAGCTGCTGCTCGCGCAGAGCCTGCTGCTCAACGGCACGCTGCGCTTCACGAAAGCGAACCAGTTCGGCTTGCTGGGATTCGGCGGCGACAAATCCAATGCGTATCACCCGGAATTCGAATCGTCGGTGGCGTATTTGCTCACGAAGAACATCGCGATTGGCGGCGAATATCGCATGAAGCCGAACAACCTCTCGTTCGCGCGGGAGCAGGACGCCTACGACGCGTTCATCGCGTGGGCGCCGAACAAGCACATCTCGCTGACGGCGGCGTATGTCGCGCTCGGCGATATCGCGACGATCAAAAATCAGCGCGGGCCGTACGTTTCCTTGCAGGCGGGGTTCTGACGATGATCAAGCTACGCCACGCCGCGCTCGCCGTCTGCGCATTCGCCGCTTTCAGCGGCACCGCTCACGCTACCGACGACACGCTCTATCGCCAGTTCGGAGAGCAGGCCGGGCTCGTCAGAATCGTGGACGATCTGTACACGAATGTGCTCGCCGATCCCCGCACCGCGCCGTACTTCGAGAACGCACCCATCAAGCGCATCAAGACCAAGCTCGTCGAGCAGTTCTGCGTGCTGCTCGGCGGTCCGTGCGAATACACCGGCCGCCCGATGCGGCGCACCCACGAAGGTCAGAACATCGACCGGGCGGCGTTCAACGCGCTCGTCGAAGACTTGCAGGCCGCGATGGACAAGAACGGCGTGCCGTTTCACGCGCAGAACAAGCTGCTCGCGAAACTCGCGCCCATGTACCGCGACGTCCAGGACCGCGAATGACATCACGCCTTATCATCTCTTCCCTGCTGTCCCTGACGGCGCTCTTCGCCGCGTGCGCACACGCGGCGAGCGTGCATGTGCAAGTCGTGGATCAGGCGGGCGCGCCCGTGCCGGATGCCGTCGTGTATGCCGTGCCCGCAAACGGCAAGCTGCCCGCGGCGAAACCGGCCAGCGCCGTCATCGATCAGGTCAAGCGCCGCTTCGTGCCGCTCGTGTCCGTGGTCCAGACGGGCGCATCGGTCACGTTTCCGAACAAGGACAACATCGAGCACGATGTTTATTCGTTCTCGCCGGCGAAGCGCTTCGAGCTGAACCTGTACCACGGCATTCCGGGCGCGCCGGTCGTGTTCGACAAACCCGGCCTCGTCGTGATGGGCTGCAATATTCACGACGCGATGGTCGCGTATCTGCTGATCGTCGATACGCCGTATTTCGCGAAGACCGACGCGAAGGGCGCGGCGACCATCGACAATTTGCCCGCCGATGGCTACAAGCTCATTGCGTGGCACTTCCGCCTGACCGATCCCAACGCGCAGCCCGCGCAGAAGATCAGCGCGGCCTCGGATGTCGCGGCGAAATTCGCGCTGCAACTGAAAGCCGCCGAATAACATGCGCCTGCACAGCCTGCGTGCGCGCATCGCGCTGGTGTTCGTGTTGCTCATGCTCGTCGCGCAGGCGGCGGCGTATGTCGTCATCAATTCGGTGATTCTGAAGAACGCGCACCAGAACGCGGAAGAGCAGTTGTCGGTCGCCGAACGCGTCTTCGGGCAAGTGCTGCGCGGCAACAGCCAGCAGTTGACGCAGGCGGCGAGCGTCGCCGCATCCGACTTCGGTTTTCGCGAAGCGGTGGCGACGCACGACAGCAAGACCGTCGCGTCCGCGTTGCAGAATCACGGCGACCGCATTCACGCGGATATCGTGATGCTCGTCGATCTCGACGGCACGCTGATCGCCGACAGCGGCGGCGCGGGCCATGAGGGCATGGCCTTTCCGTTTCCGCATCTCATCAAGACCGTGGCCCAGAAGGGCGATGCGTCGTCGTTCGGCATGATCGGCGGCAAGGCGTATCAGCTTGTCGCGGTGCCGGTGAAGGCGCCCATTGTCATCGCGTGGGTCGTGATGGGCTTTGCCATCGACGACGCGCTCGCCCGCGAGATGAGCTCGCTGACATCGCTCGATGTGTCGTTCCTCACCGTGGACAAGCGCGGCACATGGGGCGTGCTCGCAAGTTCGCTGCCCGACGCGGCGCGAGCTAATCTGAAAAATCAGGCGCAACTCGCCGACGACGGCTACGCGACGCGCGTGCTGCATCTGCATTCGGAAGGCCAGACCGTCGCCGTTCTGCTGGAGCGTTCGCTCAGCCAGGCGCTCGCACCGTTTCATCGCCTGCAGACGGCGCTTCTCGTCATCACGATGCTAGGCGTGATCATTTCCATTGCAGGCAGCATGTTGACGGCGCGCTCGGTCACGCGCCCGCTCGCGGCGCTCGCGCAGTTCTCGCGGCGCGTCGGGCATGGCGATTACAGCGCGGCCATCGAAGTGCGCCATCAGGACGAAATCGGCGAACTGGCGAGCGCGTTCAATCAGATGCAAGAGGGCATTGTCGAGCGCGAGCGGCGCATCACCGAACTCGCTTACATGGACCGGCTCACGGGCTTGCCGAATCGCGCGCTCTTCGCCGATCGCCTCCAGCAGGCAATTGCGGCGGCGCGCCTCGAAGGCCGCGCGTTGTCCGTGATGATGATGGACCTCGACCGCTTCAAGCTTGTGAATGACACGCTCGGGCATCCTATCGGCGACATGCTGCTGTGCGAAGTCGCGAAGCGCTTGCGTGCGGCGTTGCAGCGGTCCGACGACACGGTCGCGCGTCTGGGCGGCGACGAGTTCGCCGTGCTGCTGCCCGCCGACGATCTGCCGGCGGCGCGCGCAATCGCTACGCGCATGCTGCGCGCGCTCGAAGAGCCGATCATGATCGAAGGCCAGCTTGTGGATGTGGGCGCGAGCATCGGCATTGTCACGTATCCCGAGAACGGCAGCGACATGAACGTGCTCTTGCGACGCGCCGATATCGCGATGTATGTGGCGAAACGCGCGAATCTCGGCTATGCGCTCTACGACGAGCGGCACGACCAGAACAGCGCCGAACGTCTCTCGCTGATGAGCGAATTGCGGCAGGCGGTCGAGCACGATCAGCTCACGCTCTACTATCAGCCGAAGATCGATCTGGCGACGCATCGCGTGAAATATGTCGAGGCGCTGGTGCGCTGGGACCATCCGACGCGCGGGTTCGTGTCGCCGGACCAGTTCATTCCGTTCGCGGAACAGACGGGCTATATCAAGACCGTGTCGCGCTGGGTCGCGGACAAGGCCATCGCGCAGTGCGCGGCATGGCAGGCGCAAGGAATCGAACTCGCGGTGTCCGTGAACGTGTCGGCGCGCGAGCTGATTCAGTCGACGCTGCCGGAGACGTTCCAGAGCCTGCTCGAGCGGCACGGCGTCGCGCCGCAATGGATACGCGTCGAGATCACGGAAAGCGCGATCATGGACGACCCGAATCACGCCATCGAGACACTCGACCGTCTGCATGCCATCGGCATTTCTCTGTCCATCGACGATTTCGGCACCGGCTATTCGTCGCTCACTTATCTGAAGCGCATGCCGGTGGACGAACTGAAGATCGACAAGTCGTTCGTGATGGGCATGACGCATCACAAGGACGACGAGACCATCGTGCGATCCACCATCGATCTCGGGCACAACATGGGACTGAAGGTGGTCGCGGAAGGCGTCGAAAACGAAGCGACGATGCAGTGCCTCCGCGCGCTCGGCTGCGATCTGGCGCAAGGCTTTCATCTGAGCCGTCCGCTGCCGCCCGCGCAGTTAGTCGACTGGCTCGACGGCTGGCGCAGAGAGATCGGCGTCGAGCGGGAACCGTCGCTGTCCGCTTGAGTGGCTTCCGGTTGCGCGACGTGCCCGGCATAACGTAGAACAACGAACGGGCACGACACGCGCAAGCGTTTAGAACATCTTCTATGGACGGCACGCTTCGCGTGTGGCGTGCTTTTCGCGTGCCGCTCCTTCACTCTTCCTGAAACACCCGTTGCGCCGGCGCTTGTTCCACCGCATTTATAGGGGACAGGGTTTTCAACATCGTTCTATATGACCGAATTTGCCGCGCCTTTATCGTTCAATGCAAGTCACGACAACATGGAAGTGGACGAAGAACGTCGATAGACAGACGCTTCCATCGTAGCGCCGTGACGACTTCGCAGCGCGCGTCGATCGCGTTCCTGCGACGCTCGCCGAGCAATCGGGCTAACGGTTGAGGCCTCCGCGAGCCAGTTGATGGGGTGGCCCCGTGGGGCCTGTCGGGAGATGTTTGGATGGGAAAGACAAGAATCGCGGTCGTCGACGATCATCCGCTCGTGCTGTGCGGAATTCTCAAGACCCTGGAAAGCGCGGACTTCGATGTATTGGGCGCGGTCACGAGTCCGGCGCAATTGCTGCAACTGTTGAGCGACGAGCCGTGCGATGTCGTCGTCAGCGACTATTCGATGCCGGGCGATCAGACGCTCGACGGCTGGCGTTTTCTCGCCACTGTGTCGAGTCAGTTTCCGGACACGCGTGTACTCGTCTATACCGAGTTCGATGACCCGTTCCTCGTGGGCAGTCTGGTGCAGCGAGGTGTCGCGGGTATCGTGAGCAAGCGCGACGAGATGCACGAAGTGCTGGCCGCGACACGCGCGCTCGCCAACGGAGGCCGTTATCTGTCTCCCATCGCCCATGCGTCGCTGGAACGGTTCGGCACGCTGCCGGAATACAAGCGGTTCATGGCGCTCACGCGCCGTCAGATGGAAGTGACGGGCCTCATGCTGTGCGGCCTCACAGTCTGCGAGACGGCCCGCCTGCTTCACCGGCGTGTCAATACGATCAGCGCACAGCGCAGCGAAGCATGCCGCCGGCTGGGCTTTTCGGGCGAGTCGGAGATGTACCGTTTCGCGGTCGGCCACGGTTTGTGGCTGGATCGCTCGATGGCCGGGAGCGAGCTTCGGCCTGCGTAACCCGGTTGGATGGTGTGTGCGGAGCACGGGCGCAATCGAGAGCGGCTTCCCGTATTCATGCCGTTGGAGGCGACGGCAAAAGATCCGTCTGGTTGGAGATAACAATAATGCTAAAGAAACGCATCAGCGTCGCGATTGTCGACGATCATCCACTTGTGGTGTGCGGACTGCGTCGCGCACTGGAAGAAGCGGGTATTCGTGTCATTGGGGCAGTTAGGAATCCTGCCGAACTCATGACGCTTCTCGCGAATGATCATTGCGATGTCGTCGTGACCGACTATTCCATGCCCAGCGGCGGCGCGCTCGACGGCTGGCGCTTTCTATCCTCCGTCTCCGCGAGTTATCCGCACCTGCCGGTTCTCGTCTACAGCGAATTCGACGATCCATTCCTTGTCGGCACGCTCGCGCAACGCGATGTCGCGGGCATCGTGAGCAAGCGCGAAGAAATGTCCGTGGTGGTGGATGCGGTGTCCAAGCTTGCGATGGGGCAGCACTATCGGTCGCCCGTGACGGTGCGCGCGCTCGCGCAGTTCAATGCCGAACCGGATATGCGTCGATTCGCGTCCCTCACGAAATGGCAGATGGAAGTCACGGGCCTGATGCTGTGCGGCATGGGCGTCGTCGAGACGGCTCGGCTCTTCAGGCTCGGCAAGAGCACTATCAGCGCGCGACGCGTGACGGCGTGTAAGCAATTGGGCTTTTCGCGCGAGGCGGAGCTGCACCGCTTTGCGGCGAACCGCGGCTTGTCGCTGGACCGCTCCGGCGCGGCGCGCGTCGTCGACGGCGTCTGACCCGTACTCCTGACGGTAATGGCACGACCGACATCAGCGGTAATTCGACGAACGGCAACGGCACGGTGATCGACCCCAACGGTTCGATCAACACGACCGAGAACGGCACGACGAATATCTCGGGTAACGCATCGGGCAACCGCCCTCATCGGTCACGTCGAATCGAGTTTGCCAAGACGCTCGGGCGTCTCCGGGTGCATCGATCCAAATCGCTCTTAGCGCATTGGGCCGCCGTTGATTGATCAACGCGGAACGCTTCATCTCTCTCATTAATCTCTGTCTCTCTTATGAACAAGAATCGGTTTCGTCGTGTCTTTAGCAAACGACTCGGCATGTTGGTGGCTGTAGCAGAAGACGTGGTCAGTCAGGGCAAGGCGCCGGGCGAAGGCACGGCCCCTCAGGCTGCCTCGAATGAAAGCGCGTTCGGCGTCGTCTCGGCGATGACCGCGTTCGCCGCCGCCATCCTGGCGACGCAGCCGGGCGTGAGCTTCGCGCAGGCGTTGCCGACGGGCGGCCAGGTCACGGCAGGTCAGGCGAGCATCTCGCAGAATGCCAACACGATGACCATCAATCAGGGCACGCAGCGTGCCGTGATCGACTGGAACTCGTTCAACGTGGGCGCCGGCAACACGGTGCAGTTCAATCAGCCGAACGCCCAATCGCAGGCGCTCAACCGCGTGACGGGCGACCAATGGTTCCGGCGTGATCGTCGATCCGAATGGGGCGATCAACATCTCGGGCAACGGTGCAGCTGACATTTCGGGCGACTCCAAGAACGGCAACGGCGCAGTCATCGACGGCGACGTGAACGTGACGGACAACGGCACGGCCAACATCTCGGGTACGTCGACCAATGGCTCCGGCGTGATCGTCGACCAAAGCCTGACGAAGATGCGCACGACGAGCACGTAGCACGCTCGTCGTGTGTCTGAAGCAGACGCAGTACCAGAGCCCGGCTTTCGAGCCGGGCTTTTTTATGCGCGCTCGGGCAAACGCCGTCGAGAAGATTAGAACTTCTTCTATTCGTTGCCTCGAGACGAAACCTTAACCTTCTTCCTGTCAGCGCCGAAGCGATTCCCGGGCATCAGCGGAACAGCGGTCAGCGGCGTGCGGATCAATCGACCAGGAAACGAATCATGAAATTCAGCATCGCAAAGTTCGAACACCACTGCTATCGCCGCGAATACGAAAAGGCGAGCCGGATGCTTCTCGAACTGCTCAACAAGATCGACCAGAATTACGGCGTTCTCATGGACGTCGACGTGTGGGCGCAGTCGGCCGAAGCACACGACATCATGGACGAACACCTGCTCACGCGCCTCGCCTCCGCCATCACCGCGCTGGCCTCGGATCCGAAATTCACGATTTCCGATCACGGCATCGGCAAGCTGATGCTGTTTCAGCGCTGGCTCGCCGCGCTGTTCGCCGCGAGCCCCTTTCGCAACGCGGACCACATCCTGCGCTCGTTCAGCGCAAACGAGGAGTCGCGCAACTCGCTCGAACTGCGTAACGCTGAATTCCGCAAGTTCCAGCTTTTCTATCTGCCCGAGTCCGAAGTGCGCCTCGACTGGGATCTGCTCTGGAAGCACGACAAGGTGATGACGGCCAGCATGGCCACGACCATCATGTCTTCGCGCTTCCTCGCGACGCCTTCCGCACACGCGAAGCGCGAATTCCTGCTGCGCTGGCTGCCCGAACGGCTGGCGGAAGTCGAAAGCTTGGACGTGCTGCCGGTCGGCGTCTTTCACGACATGTACATGCACTGCAGCTACGCGGACTTCGCGGGCAAGCACGACATCAAGAAGCCGATCAACACGCTCGTGCGCCGCAAGCTCGCAAGCCTCGGCATTCATGACGTCGAACGCCGCGCGCAACCCGCGAAGAAGGGTGAAAAGCCCGTGCTGCTGGTGGTGCTCGAATGGTTCTCGAAGAATCACTCCATCTATCGCACGCATTCGCAGACGATGGTCGCCATGCGCGACAAGTTTCATATCATCGGCATGGGCTACGACGGCCGTGTCGATGACGCGGGCAAGGCCGTATTCCACGAGTTCATTCCGCTGCAAGGCGCGAACCTGTGGGAAGTCGCGCGTCACGTTCGGCAGACGAGCGAAGAACGCAACGCGCAGATGATGTACATGCCGAGCGTCGGCATGTTCCCCATCACCATGGTGCTGGCATGCTTGCGCGTCGCGCCGCTGCAATTGATGGCGCTCGGCCATCCGGCGACGACGCACGGTCATGCAATGGACTACGTGGTCGTCGAAGAAGACTATGTCGGCGACGAAGCCTGCTTCAGCGAAAAGCTGCTGAAGCTGCCTTCCGACGGCATGCCGTACCGCGCGCCCGCTGCATTGCTGGAACTCGAACTGCCGCCTAAGGAGCCGACGAATGGCGTGGTGAAGATCGCCGTCGCCGGCACCACGATCAAGCAGAACCCCGGCTTTCTGAACACCTGCGCGCAGATTGCGCGGGAGTCGAAAGTGCCGGTTCACTTCCACTTTTTGATGGGCCAGGCCAACGGCCTCATCTTCCCGCAAGTGCGCAATCTCGTTCGCCGTCTGATGGGCGACAAGGCGACGGTTCACAAGCACCAGAACTACGGCAGCTACATGAAGGTGATCTCCGGTTGCGACATGTTCCTCAACCCGTTCCCGTTCGGCAACACGAACGGCATCGTGGATACGGTGTGGGCGGGGCTCGTCGGCGTGTGCAAGACGGGGCGCGAAGTGCACGAGCATATCGACGAAGGCATGTTCCGCCGCCTCGGCTTCCCGGAATGGACGGTCACGAAGACCAACGACGAGTACAAGGCCGCGGCCTTGCGCCTGATCGAGAACGCCGAGGAACGCAACGAACTCGCCGCCAAGCTGGCAGGACCGCAAGCCATTGAAAAGCTCATTTTTAAGGGCCGTCCCGAGATTCTGGGCGAACGCATGCAGGCGCTTTTGCAAGCGCAGCTGCAAAGCACGAAGAGCGTGAAAGGCGAGTCACTGCGGGCAGAAGCAGCGGAAGCGATCGCCTAAGGTCGCAGCGCAGTAGACGCATCACGGAAGAGAGCCCGGCCATCGCGCCGGGCTTTTTGCGTTCGGGGCGCACGCCTGCATCACGCTGCATGTATCGCAATGACGCGTTTCATGCTTGCCTGAAGGCACTTTAGAACTTGTTCTATTCGGATTGAGCGAGCGAATCCTTAACCTTTGTTCTGAGAACGATACGCGGACAACGGTCGATGAAACCAGGCGCGACGTTCATGCGTATGGGTTCAATGCAAGGATACGGTCAATGTTGAAGATGAACGAAATTGCGGCAGCGGTTCGCCGCATGGTGTGTGTTGGATCAGTCGTGCTGGTCGGTGTGGCAGGCACGGAGCGCGTGATGGCATCGGAAGTCGCGGATGCCGATGCGGTCGTCCAGAAGTCGATGCCCGCCACAACCGATTCGGCGGCGAGCGAAACGCGCGTCGGCGTGAAGGTGATCCCTGCCGAAGGCGCCGACGCGCTCGTCGTGAAGCAACTGATCGAGGCAGACATCAGGAAGCTGGGCGATGCGCCGCGGTCGCTCAAGGAAGTCGATCGGTGGTCGGACGTTCTCACCACGGCGCTGCGTCAGGGCGGCTTTCCGCTCGGTCAGGTGCTCATGACGGATGTCGACTGGCGCGCGGCGCAGAAGGGCGGCGAGGCGCAATTCACGGTGATTCCGGGGCGTATTCGCAACATCGTCGTCAATAACAAGTCGCGCGTCGCCGATGCGCGTCTCCAGCGGCTCATCGCGCATGCGCTGTGCGGAAGCGCTCGCGAAAGCGGCGTATGCCTATTGCGCACGTCGCGGCTCGAGCGCGCGACGCAATTGCTGCAGGATGTGCCCGGCGTCGCGATCGACGGCGCGCCGCACTTCTCACGCGGCGCAGGCACCGGTGACGTCGATGTCACGTTCAACATCGCGCAAAAGGGCAAGCCCGCCTCGCTTGATCTGATTCTCGACAATAAAGGCGTCGAGTCGACCGGTACGTATCGCGCGGGCGTGACCGCGTCGGCGAACAATCTCTTTCACGCCGGCGACGCCTACGCATTCACCATCACGAGCACCGACAAGAAAATGTGGACCGGCTCGCTTACCGGCAGCGCGCCCATCTTCGACGACGGATTGCGCATGACCGGCGGCGTTTCGCGTCAACAGTATTTCATCAACGCGGGAACGCCGGTCAAGGGCGTGGCGACGACGGGTCAGGCCGGCGTGCAGTATCCCTTCGCGCGCGGGCTCGACGCCAACGTGTGGGGCGGCGCATCCATTCTGCACAGTCAGACATCGACAGATCTCACGTACTACGACGCCACGACGCACAGCAAGCTCGACTCGCTGCAACTCTCGCTGACCGCCGATAACGGCGAACGCGCCCGCGCCCTGCGCACGAATCTCGCGGCCGGGCAGATCGCGCTGACGCTCGGCCATCAGCGCAACGACGATAAGTCGGATCCGGTCACGCAGCGCTCGGGCAATTACGCGAAGTTCACCGGCACGGCGTTCGGCACGTATGCGCTTTCGAAGAGCGGCAACACGTTCATCTCGGGCCGCGTCACAGGCCAGCTCGCGAGCCGCAATCTCGACGCGAGCGAGAAGCTCGGCCTCTCCGGCCCCGACGCGGTGCGCGCATACCGCGCCGACGAAGCGTCCGCCGACGAAGGCGTCGTGGCGAGCGTGGGCCTTTATCAACGCATTCCCGTCGCCTCCGGGCACCAGATTCAACTCGGCCTCTTCAACGACTTCGCTTATGGCCGCGTGAATCACTCGCCGTGGGATGGCTGGCAGAACACGTACCCCGGCGTGGACGGCGTGACCAACAACCGCGTGCTTGCCGGCTACGGCGTGAGCGTCGACTGGCTGACGCCGATCGGCGCGACGGTGTCAGCGTCGGTATCGAAGCCCTATCGCTTCTCCGAGAGTTCGTGGATGGAACCCGGCAAGAAGCCGGCGCAGTACTGGCTCTCGGTCACCTGGAGCCACTGACCGAGCGGCGCTGCCGCAAGCCCGACGGGCGACCCTCATTTGCAGTACCAACCGGAAACGAGATCATGCAGTTCAGCATCAACAAGTTCGAATATCTTTGCTATCGACGCGAAAAGGAAGCTGCGGGCCGCGAGCTGTTGAAGCTGCTCGCGAGAATCGACCAGAACTACGGCCTCTTGATGGATGTCGACAGCTGGGCGCAATCCGGCGAAGCGTCGAACATCATGGATGACCATTTGCTCACGCGCATCACGTCGGCCATCACCGCGCTGATGAGCGACCCGGAGTTCCGTCTGTCGGAAGACGGCATCCGCCAGACGCAGCTCTTCCAACGCTGGCTTGCCGGCCTGTTCGCGGCGAGCCCCTTCCGCAACGCCGATCACATTCTGCGTTCCCTGGGACTCGATCAGGAAGCGCGCTACTCCGTGCAACTGCGTGCTGGCGACATGCGCAAGTTCCAGTTGTTCTACACGCCCGAGTCCGAGGTGCGGCTCGATTGGGATGTGCTCTGGAACCACGACAAGGTCGCGACCGCGAGTCTCGCGACGACCATCATGTCGTCGCGCTTTCTCGGCACGCCGGCCGCGCACCAGAAGCGTGAAATGTTGCTGCGCTGGTTGCCGGACAAGCTGGACCAGATCGAGAGCATCGACGCGCTGCCGTTCGGCGTGCTGCACGACATGTACATGCATTGCAGCTATGCGGACCTGCCGGCGAAGCACGACATCAAGAAGCCGATCAACGCGCTGATTCGCCGCAAGCTCGCGAGCCTCGGCATCCATGACGTGCAACGCCGTGCGCAACCGCCGAAGAAGGGCGAAAAGCCCGTGCTGCTCGTCGTGCTCGAATGGTTCTCGAAGAATCACTCGATCTATCGCACGCATTCGCAGACCATGGTCGCGATGCGCGACAAGTTCCATCTGATCGGCATGGGTTACGAAGGCCGGGTCGATGAAGCGGGCCGCGAGGTGTTCGACGAATTCATCGCGCTCGACGGCGCGACCCTGTGGGACCACGTGCGCCAGGTGCGCGACGTGAGCGAAGCGCGTGCCGCTCAGGCGCTGTATATGCCAAGCGTCGGCATGTTCCCAATCACGATGGCGCTCGCCTGCCTGCGCGTCGCGCCGTTGCAGATGATGGCGCTCGGGCATCCCGCCACCACGCACGGCCACGCGATGGACTACGTGGTCGTCGAGGAAGACTATGTGGGCGACGAAGCGTGCTTCAGCGAGACACTGCTGAAGCTGCCATCGGACGGCATGCCGTATCGTCCGCCCGCAGCGATGCTCGAGCTCGACCTGAAAAAGCGCAAGCGCTTGAAGGCCGATCCGGTGAAGATCGCCGTCGCGGGCACGACCATCAAGCTGAATCCGGGTTTCCTGCAGACGTGCGCGGACATCGCCCAGCAAGCGCCGGTGCCCGTCGAGTTTCACTTTCTCGTCGGACAGGCGACGGGCCTCACGTTCCCTCAAGTGCGCAACCTCGTGCGCCGTCTGATGGGCGACAAGGCCGTCGTCCACAAGCATCAGGACTATGCGAACTACATGAACGTAATTGCCGGTTGCGACATGTTCCTGAACCCGTTCCCGTTCGGTAACACGAACGGCATCGTGGATACCGTGTGGGCGGGCCTCGTCGGCGTATGCAAGACCGGGCGCGAAGTGCACGAGCATATCGACGAGGGCATGTTCCGCCGCCTCGGTTTCCCGGAATGGACCATCGCGAAAACGAACGACGAGTACAATGCGGCGGCGCTGCGTCTCATCGAGAACGAAACGGAGCGGCGCGATCTGGCGCGCACGCTGGCAGGCAGGAAGGCCATCGAGAAGCTGATTTTCAAGGGCCGGCCCGAGATTCTCGGCGAGCGCATTCAGGCCCTGTTGAAGGACTTGTGCGCCGCTGATGCAGCCACCACGACGGGTGCGGCTGTCACGGCAATCTGAGGCAATCATGAAGGAAACCAGCAAAGCAAGTCTGCGCCGTTCGCGTGAACCGGCATTCGTGCAGCATTATCTCGTGGGCGACGGTCTCGATATCGGCGTGACGGACGATCCGCTTTCGGCGCATGCACACGTCTTTCCGCGCATGGGCAAGGCCACGGCGTGGGCCGCGAACAAAAGCGACCTTTCGTCGATGGACGGCGCGGCCGACGCGTCCTTCGACTTCGTCCATGCGAGCCACGTGCTTGCCCAGCAGAACAATCCGCACAAGGCGCTCGCGCGATGGCTCGATCTCGTGAAGCCGGGCGGGCATGTCATCGTGACCGTGCCGGACGAGGACCTCTACGGCAAGGGCGTTTGGCCGAGCCGTTTC from Caballeronia sp. LZ062 encodes the following:
- a CDS encoding response regulator transcription factor; this encodes MGKTRIAVVDDHPLVLCGILKTLESADFDVLGAVTSPAQLLQLLSDEPCDVVVSDYSMPGDQTLDGWRFLATVSSQFPDTRVLVYTEFDDPFLVGSLVQRGVAGIVSKRDEMHEVLAATRALANGGRYLSPIAHASLERFGTLPEYKRFMALTRRQMEVTGLMLCGLTVCETARLLHRRVNTISAQRSEACRRLGFSGESEMYRFAVGHGLWLDRSMAGSELRPA
- a CDS encoding EAL domain-containing protein; the encoded protein is MRLHSLRARIALVFVLLMLVAQAAAYVVINSVILKNAHQNAEEQLSVAERVFGQVLRGNSQQLTQAASVAASDFGFREAVATHDSKTVASALQNHGDRIHADIVMLVDLDGTLIADSGGAGHEGMAFPFPHLIKTVAQKGDASSFGMIGGKAYQLVAVPVKAPIVIAWVVMGFAIDDALAREMSSLTSLDVSFLTVDKRGTWGVLASSLPDAARANLKNQAQLADDGYATRVLHLHSEGQTVAVLLERSLSQALAPFHRLQTALLVITMLGVIISIAGSMLTARSVTRPLAALAQFSRRVGHGDYSAAIEVRHQDEIGELASAFNQMQEGIVERERRITELAYMDRLTGLPNRALFADRLQQAIAAARLEGRALSVMMMDLDRFKLVNDTLGHPIGDMLLCEVAKRLRAALQRSDDTVARLGGDEFAVLLPADDLPAARAIATRMLRALEEPIMIEGQLVDVGASIGIVTYPENGSDMNVLLRRADIAMYVAKRANLGYALYDERHDQNSAERLSLMSELRQAVEHDQLTLYYQPKIDLATHRVKYVEALVRWDHPTRGFVSPDQFIPFAEQTGYIKTVSRWVADKAIAQCAAWQAQGIELAVSVNVSARELIQSTLPETFQSLLERHGVAPQWIRVEITESAIMDDPNHAIETLDRLHAIGISLSIDDFGTGYSSLTYLKRMPVDELKIDKSFVMGMTHHKDDETIVRSTIDLGHNMGLKVVAEGVENEATMQCLRALGCDLAQGFHLSRPLPPAQLVDWLDGWRREIGVEREPSLSA
- a CDS encoding DUF3034 family protein; protein product: MQFNRKTVSLACAIVCASAGLATVSTSARADDAPEAPNVPLTSGKLLLTGGVSQVEGAAGGGLTPWAVIGGYGTARQLGANVHGTYLRTQDYALGTWGLTVGVANRVELSLARQRFDTRDVGAQLGLGKNYAFNQDIFGVKVRLLGDAVLDQDTWLPQIAAGVQFKHNEQGAVLKAIGAASNSGTDFYLSATKLLLAQSLLLNGTLRFTKANQFGLLGFGGDKSNAYHPEFESSVAYLLTKNIAIGGEYRMKPNNLSFAREQDAYDAFIAWAPNKHISLTAAYVALGDIATIKNQRGPYVSLQAGF
- a CDS encoding methylamine utilization protein, yielding MTSRLIISSLLSLTALFAACAHAASVHVQVVDQAGAPVPDAVVYAVPANGKLPAAKPASAVIDQVKRRFVPLVSVVQTGASVTFPNKDNIEHDVYSFSPAKRFELNLYHGIPGAPVVFDKPGLVVMGCNIHDAMVAYLLIVDTPYFAKTDAKGAATIDNLPADGYKLIAWHFRLTDPNAQPAQKISAASDVAAKFALQLKAAE
- a CDS encoding group 1 truncated hemoglobin; translated protein: MIKLRHAALAVCAFAAFSGTAHATDDTLYRQFGEQAGLVRIVDDLYTNVLADPRTAPYFENAPIKRIKTKLVEQFCVLLGGPCEYTGRPMRRTHEGQNIDRAAFNALVEDLQAAMDKNGVPFHAQNKLLAKLAPMYRDVQDRE
- a CDS encoding response regulator transcription factor, whose product is MLKKRISVAIVDDHPLVVCGLRRALEEAGIRVIGAVRNPAELMTLLANDHCDVVVTDYSMPSGGALDGWRFLSSVSASYPHLPVLVYSEFDDPFLVGTLAQRDVAGIVSKREEMSVVVDAVSKLAMGQHYRSPVTVRALAQFNAEPDMRRFASLTKWQMEVTGLMLCGMGVVETARLFRLGKSTISARRVTACKQLGFSREAELHRFAANRGLSLDRSGAARVVDGV